One stretch of Holophagaceae bacterium DNA includes these proteins:
- the galU gene encoding UTP--glucose-1-phosphate uridylyltransferase GalU: MNAIRKAVIPVAGLGTRFLPATKAQPKEMLPLVDKPVIQYVVEEAIRAGVENLVLITGRGKQAIENHFDVAFELEDMLRRRGKTGDLDQVRAITGLGQFTFVRQGEPLGLGHAVLCARHAVGSEPFALLLGDDVFDDDGPALEALIRAFEATGKSVVGVQEVPLDHVSRYGIINGPGHPEGPWAVTQIVEKPAMGEAPSRYAVVGRYVLAPRIFDHLANLKPGVGGEYQLTDALKKLADEGQLVAARIPAKRYDTGNKLDYLKANVEFALKRDDLKDEFRAYLKEIVEG; encoded by the coding sequence ATGAACGCCATCCGCAAAGCCGTCATCCCGGTCGCAGGCCTCGGCACCCGGTTCCTGCCCGCCACCAAGGCCCAGCCCAAGGAAATGCTGCCCCTGGTGGACAAGCCCGTCATCCAGTATGTGGTGGAAGAGGCCATCCGCGCCGGCGTGGAGAACCTCGTGCTCATCACCGGACGCGGCAAGCAGGCCATCGAGAACCATTTCGACGTGGCCTTCGAACTGGAGGACATGCTCCGGCGGCGGGGAAAGACGGGCGACCTCGATCAGGTCCGGGCCATCACGGGCCTCGGCCAGTTCACGTTCGTCCGGCAGGGCGAGCCCCTGGGCCTCGGCCACGCGGTGCTTTGCGCGCGGCACGCGGTGGGATCCGAACCATTCGCGCTGCTGCTTGGAGATGATGTTTTCGACGACGACGGCCCCGCGCTCGAAGCGCTCATCAGGGCTTTCGAGGCCACGGGGAAAAGCGTCGTCGGGGTGCAGGAAGTGCCGCTGGACCACGTTTCCCGGTACGGAATCATCAATGGCCCCGGACATCCCGAGGGTCCTTGGGCCGTCACCCAGATCGTCGAAAAACCCGCCATGGGCGAGGCGCCGAGCCGATACGCCGTGGTGGGCCGCTACGTCCTCGCGCCCCGGATTTTCGACCATCTCGCCAACCTGAAACCCGGTGTCGGCGGCGAATACCAGCTCACGGACGCCCTCAAGAAATTGGCCGATGAAGGCCAGCTCGTGGCGGCCCGGATTCCCGCCAAGCGGTATGACACCGGCAACAAGCTGGACTACCTGAAGGCGAATGTGGAATTCGCCTTGAAACGGGATGACCTGAAAGATGAATTCCGGGCCTACCTGAAAGAGATCGTGGAAGGTTGA
- a CDS encoding FHA domain-containing protein: protein MAHLRVFTQDGAEARESLFQLERDQVLIGRDPACDLVLQGIGASRRHAVIQRTATGWLVVDQGGANGTLVQGQRIASHELRNGDTLQMGNSSLVFEDEPAETAAPQWIWCARCGAPAPLGTWACAGCGQPFDGPPQARQSREKQGRGGCLWIAAGGCLLALLLVAGLVAFVLWRAGGIEGLTRRSISPARTMIQD from the coding sequence ATGGCCCATTTGCGCGTCTTTACCCAGGATGGGGCCGAGGCCAGGGAGAGCCTATTCCAGTTGGAGCGGGACCAGGTGCTCATCGGCCGGGATCCCGCCTGCGATCTGGTCCTGCAGGGCATCGGGGCCTCCCGGCGCCACGCCGTCATCCAAAGGACCGCCACCGGGTGGCTGGTGGTGGACCAGGGAGGCGCCAACGGCACCCTGGTGCAAGGCCAGCGGATCGCCAGCCACGAATTGCGGAACGGGGACACCCTCCAGATGGGAAACTCCAGCTTGGTCTTCGAGGATGAACCGGCGGAGACGGCCGCTCCCCAATGGATCTGGTGCGCCCGCTGCGGAGCGCCCGCCCCGCTTGGAACCTGGGCCTGCGCGGGCTGCGGACAGCCTTTCGATGGGCCTCCCCAAGCCCGGCAGAGCCGGGAAAAGCAGGGCCGTGGCGGCTGCCTCTGGATCGCGGCCGGCGGGTGTCTCCTGGCGCTTCTGCTGGTGGCGGGCCTGGTCGCCTTCGTCCTCTGGCGCGCGGGCGGGATTGAAGGATTGACACGGCGCAGCATCAGCCCCGCACGCACGATGATTCAAGATTGA
- the thrS gene encoding threonine--tRNA ligase, which translates to MPITVRLPDDSLRQLPEGATGTTLAESIGPRLAEAALGIRVNGGQIIDLATPLNDGEQVAIVTSKDPDSLELLRHSAAHLMAQAAKRVFPEARVGIGPVIEDGFYYDFWIEKPFTPEDLLAIEAEMRHIIDEGMPVVREELTRDDAVTRFEQLGEPLKVELVSSIPSGETITGYRQGEFYDLCRGPHVPNTNRIKAFKLLNTAGAYWRGDEKNQMLCRVYATAFHTQKELDEHLHRLDEAKARDHRKLGKELGLFSFHPEAPASPFFHPKGAVVYNELVAYMRELYLRHGYSEVITPQIIDVSLWKTSGHYDNFRENMYFTSVEEREYAVKPMNCPSHCVIFSTGKHSYRDLPIRLADFGRLHRYERSGVTHGLTRVRTFCQDDAHIFCAPDQMKSEMAAFLALIREVYEVFGFTEMRVALSTRPEKRLGSDEIWDAGEGALAEAMNEAGLAFHINPGEGAFYGPKIEFQVLDALKRPWQLGTLQVDYSMPARFGLKFTKADGTEEAPVMLHRAMLGSLERFMGILIEHCAGAFPTWLAPVQVAILPITDRVHEFASVLETRFKALGLRVELDGRNEKVNAKIRDAQLQKVPYMLVIGDREAEAGTVSVRHRHKGDQGVKSVDDFLAALQAEIQGRDR; encoded by the coding sequence ATGCCGATCACCGTCCGCCTGCCTGACGACTCCCTCCGCCAACTGCCGGAAGGTGCGACGGGAACTACCCTGGCGGAGAGCATCGGGCCCCGGTTGGCAGAGGCTGCGCTGGGCATCCGCGTGAACGGCGGCCAGATCATTGATCTGGCAACTCCTTTGAACGACGGGGAGCAGGTGGCCATCGTCACGAGCAAGGATCCGGATTCCCTGGAACTGCTGCGGCACTCCGCCGCGCATTTGATGGCCCAGGCGGCCAAGCGGGTCTTTCCCGAAGCCAGGGTCGGCATCGGCCCGGTGATCGAAGATGGTTTTTATTACGATTTCTGGATCGAAAAACCCTTCACGCCCGAAGATCTCCTGGCGATCGAAGCGGAGATGCGCCACATCATCGATGAAGGCATGCCTGTGGTCCGGGAGGAACTCACGCGCGACGACGCGGTGACCCGCTTCGAGCAGCTGGGCGAGCCGCTGAAGGTGGAGCTGGTCTCCAGCATTCCCTCCGGCGAAACCATCACCGGCTACCGGCAAGGAGAGTTTTATGATCTTTGCCGCGGTCCCCATGTGCCCAACACGAACCGCATCAAGGCCTTCAAGCTGCTGAACACCGCCGGGGCCTACTGGCGCGGAGACGAAAAGAACCAGATGCTCTGCCGCGTCTATGCGACGGCCTTCCATACCCAGAAAGAGCTGGATGAGCACCTGCACCGCCTGGACGAGGCCAAGGCGCGGGACCACCGGAAACTGGGCAAGGAGCTCGGGCTCTTCTCCTTCCACCCCGAAGCGCCGGCCTCGCCCTTCTTCCATCCCAAGGGCGCGGTGGTCTACAACGAGCTGGTGGCCTACATGCGCGAACTCTACCTGCGTCACGGCTACAGCGAAGTCATCACGCCGCAGATCATCGACGTGTCGCTGTGGAAGACCTCCGGCCATTACGACAATTTCCGGGAGAACATGTACTTCACCTCGGTGGAGGAGCGGGAATACGCGGTCAAGCCCATGAACTGCCCCAGCCATTGCGTCATCTTCAGCACCGGCAAACACAGCTACCGCGACCTGCCCATCCGGCTGGCGGACTTCGGCCGGCTGCACCGCTATGAGCGGTCCGGCGTGACGCATGGCCTGACCCGCGTCCGGACCTTCTGCCAGGACGATGCCCACATCTTCTGTGCGCCGGACCAGATGAAATCCGAGATGGCCGCCTTCCTTGCGCTCATCCGGGAGGTCTACGAGGTGTTCGGCTTCACCGAAATGCGCGTGGCCCTGTCCACGCGCCCGGAGAAGCGCCTGGGCTCCGATGAAATCTGGGACGCGGGCGAGGGGGCCCTCGCGGAGGCCATGAACGAAGCGGGACTGGCCTTCCACATCAACCCGGGGGAAGGCGCCTTCTACGGGCCCAAGATCGAATTCCAGGTGCTGGACGCGCTCAAACGACCCTGGCAGCTGGGCACCCTGCAGGTGGACTACTCCATGCCCGCCCGGTTTGGACTCAAGTTCACCAAGGCTGACGGCACCGAGGAAGCGCCTGTCATGCTGCACCGCGCCATGCTGGGCAGCCTGGAGCGGTTCATGGGCATCCTCATCGAACACTGCGCCGGAGCCTTTCCCACCTGGCTGGCGCCGGTGCAGGTGGCCATCCTGCCCATCACGGACCGGGTGCATGAATTCGCCTCGGTCCTTGAGACGCGTTTCAAGGCCTTGGGGCTGCGGGTGGAACTGGATGGGCGGAACGAGAAGGTCAACGCCAAGATCCGCGATGCCCAGCTCCAGAAGGTCCCCTACATGCTGGTCATCGGGGACCGGGAGGCCGAGGCCGGCACGGTTTCGGTCCGGCACCGCCACAAAGGGGATCAGGGCGTGAAATCCGTGGACGATTTCCTGGCGGCGCTCCAAGCTGAAATCCAGGGCCGGGACCGGTAA
- a CDS encoding translation initiation factor IF-3, with product MRSLETRINDGIRTPEVRVIDEDGAQLGVMSPQQAIRVAEEKGLDLVEVSPTAKPPVCRIMDYGKYKFMEAKRDHAARAKQKNIVVKEVKFRPRTDDHDFEFKVKHILRFLEEGDKVKVVVMFRGREVVHRDIGFRIFEDVFSRILDKCIIEKPAGIDGRDMHAIVAPRPVEVPKKAKPAKPVQPSAGPKENETVTTNEVQNA from the coding sequence ATCCGGTCCCTTGAAACCCGCATCAACGACGGTATCCGTACGCCGGAAGTCCGAGTCATCGACGAAGACGGAGCACAACTCGGAGTCATGTCGCCCCAACAGGCGATCCGCGTTGCTGAAGAAAAAGGCCTGGACCTCGTGGAAGTCTCTCCCACCGCCAAGCCTCCGGTATGCAGGATCATGGACTACGGGAAGTACAAGTTCATGGAAGCCAAGCGGGACCATGCGGCAAGGGCCAAGCAGAAAAACATCGTGGTCAAGGAAGTCAAATTCCGCCCCCGCACCGATGACCACGATTTCGAATTCAAGGTGAAGCACATCCTCCGATTCCTGGAGGAAGGCGATAAAGTGAAGGTGGTAGTCATGTTCAGGGGCCGCGAAGTGGTCCACCGCGACATCGGCTTCCGGATCTTTGAAGACGTGTTCAGCCGGATCCTGGACAAATGCATCATTGAAAAGCCCGCGGGCATCGACGGCCGCGACATGCACGCCATCGTCGCGCCAAGGCCCGTGGAAGTCCCCAAGAAGGCCAAGCCGGCCAAACCCGTCCAACCTTCTGCCGGGCCGAAAGAAAACGAAACGGTAACCACGAACGAGGTCCAAAATGCCTAA
- the rpmI gene encoding 50S ribosomal protein L35: MPKLKTHKGAQKRFKKTATGRFKRGCSHQRHILTSKTPKRKRQLDMGRMVSESDTKRVAEMLPYA, from the coding sequence ATGCCTAAGCTCAAGACCCACAAGGGCGCCCAGAAACGCTTCAAGAAGACCGCCACCGGCCGCTTCAAGCGCGGCTGCTCGCACCAGCGCCACATCCTCACCAGCAAGACGCCCAAGCGGAAGCGCCAGCTGGACATGGGACGGATGGTCAGCGAGTCCGACACCAAGCGTGTCGCCGAAATGCTCCCCTACGCCTGA